TCCCCCCATTTGGTCGGCAGAAATAGTGATGCGTTGAAATTTCATTTTTCATTCCTTTCTAATGCTTTTAGCGTAGAACACACGTGACGACTCCCAACCGTGAACGTGTTGGGCTTCTTGGCGATTGACCCCGCCTGGGTACATCGTCCTGGACCCAGGGGCAATTCTGTGTAGCTTGTTCACTGGGTAAAAGCAGCCAAATAGGGCTGACCTTCAGGTTTTACCTACACAGGGGGGATGTTTCGTGTAGAACGCCATACCTGATGGTATGATACTCACACAAGGGTGGTATGTCAATGTGTCTATACGCTAAAGCTACAAATTTATGCCCTTATTATCCCACGCCTGAAGGCTGTGGGTTTTACGGACTATCAGATAAGTATAGCCATCCCACCTTCCGCTTTCAAGCGCAATTTCCATTAGGGACAACAACATGGAAACAATATTGACAGCGACGATCTTTCTCATCATAGCATTTGCGTTTATGGCAGGTGCGTTGACATTTGCCCAATATAAAAAAAAGCAGCAGAGTTGTTGTGGCGATGTCCTGGAAACCTCTGAACAGGATTTGGACGAAGACTCGGCCTGCTTTACATGCCCACGTCGGAAAAAAGCGGAAAAAGATCAGAACACCGTCTCCATCGCGGAAAAGGTGTGATAATCAGCTCAATGGAGGATACCAGTCGAGTTGTCCTCCTTCAACGCGGCAACGGGTCTCGCAGAGATCGTCGTTGCGGTCTTTGTAAATAACCTTCCACTCAATGCGTTTTAATGCCAGCAGATCCTGATGTTCATTCACCTGAATATCCCTCACCACGCGCTCAATACTCACAACCCGCCCTTCAACTTTGTAAACAGATAGGCGAATCTGTGTCACATAGCGATTGCGCCACACAAAATAATAGAGAAAAAATCCAAAAACGAGTGCTGTAAACAGATATGCGATCAAAATAGTTGACACAGACTGTACCTTTCTGTTAAATCTGGGATTGCAGTATCTTAAAATAAGACGTAACGCGATATTTCGCTTGATTTTTTGCGTTAAAAAATATTAAATAGAATAGTTTGCACATCCCCCATTCGAGCGAACGAATGGGTTTTTTGTGCCTTTCCCGATTGCGTTCCACCTGTGGGGCTGGGCGGTGTACTCCCCTCTTACGTCTTACATCTCACCGCTTTTCATCCGAGGTTTATATGCGATACATCTTTTTTTTCGTTTTGTCATTTGCCCTCTGGCTACTCTTGTCCGGACATTACTCATTCTATCACACACTCGTCCTCACCATGGGTATATTGTCCTGCGCTTTTGTCGTTTATCTGGCGGGTCGTCTGGATATTGTAGATGAAGAAGGGATCCAGATTAATCTGGCCCGACACCTAATTGTGTATATTCCCTGGCTGGCCTGGGCCATTATCAAAGCGAATATCGACGTGGCAAAACGCATTTTGAATCCCAGATTGCCCATTGCCCCGCGCATAGTGCGCGTAACGGGAACGCAAAAAACCGATCTTTGTCGCGTCATTTTTGCCAATTCAATAACCCTGACCCCCGGCACTGTATCACTCGACCTGGACGAAGAAGATATTGTGGTACATGCCCTGACAAAAGAAGCCGCTGACGATGTACAGAGCGGCGATATGGACCGCCGCGTGACGACGGCACTGGAGCAATGAGATGTTTATTGCGGCAATGATCGGCATATTGGTCACCATGGCACTGGCACTTTGCCGCGCCCTATTGGGGCCGACTGTGTACGATCGCATCCTATCGGTAAATATGTTTGGCACCAAAACCGTATTATTCATTGCCGTACTCGGATTTTTAACTGACCGACCCGATTTTCTGGACCTCGCCCTTATTTATGTATTGATCAACTTTATCGGTACATTGGCCGTTCTAAAATTTGTGACCTATAATGATCTGGGCGCCGATCCCGAAGAACAAAACAGGGCCCAAACACCATGACGATTCTCGATATATTGAGCTGGATTTGTCTTATTCCGGGATGTATTCTGTGCATGATAGGCGGCCTGGGGCTGTTGCGCTTGC
This sequence is a window from Gemmatimonadota bacterium. Protein-coding genes within it:
- a CDS encoding pH regulation protein F, translated to MFIAAMIGILVTMALALCRALLGPTVYDRILSVNMFGTKTVLFIAVLGFLTDRPDFLDLALIYVLINFIGTLAVLKFVTYNDLGADPEEQNRAQTP